Proteins from a genomic interval of Pseudomonas silesiensis:
- a CDS encoding acyl carrier protein, giving the protein MDLIQETVFRVIGNVIGSELTVDMDSSLSEMRVNSIKIIQIIAMLENELNFELDEEDLLMSNFATPRQTINLLREKYGSVESA; this is encoded by the coding sequence ATGGACTTAATTCAAGAAACCGTATTCCGGGTCATCGGCAACGTTATAGGTTCTGAGCTGACGGTCGATATGGATTCGTCCCTATCCGAAATGCGGGTCAACTCTATAAAAATCATCCAAATCATTGCCATGCTGGAGAACGAACTCAACTTCGAACTCGACGAGGAGGATTTGCTCATGAGCAATTTTGCTACACCTCGGCAAACAATCAACTTGCTTCGCGAAAAATACGGCTCGGTAGAATCAGCATGA